The Pan troglodytes isolate AG18354 chromosome 1, NHGRI_mPanTro3-v2.0_pri, whole genome shotgun sequence genome includes a region encoding these proteins:
- the UHMK1 gene encoding serine/threonine-protein kinase Kist isoform X2 — MAGSGCAWGAEPPRFLEAFGRLWQVQSRLGSGSSASVYRVRCCGNPGSPPGALKQFLPPGTSGAAASAAEYGFRKERAALEQLQGHRNIVTLYGVFTIHFSPNVPSRCLLLELLDVSVSELLLYSSHQGCSMWMIQHCARDVLEALAFLHHEGYVHADLKPRNILWSAENECFKLIDFGLSFKEGNQDVKYIQTDGYRAPEAELQNCLAQAGLQSDTECTSAVDLWSLGIILLEMFSGMKLKHTVRSQEWKANSSAIIDHIFASKAVVNAAIPAYHLRDLIKSMLHDDPSRRIPAEMALCSPFFSIPFAPHIEDLVMLPTPVLRLLNVLDDDYLENEEEYEGLC, encoded by the exons ATGGCGGGATCCGGCTGCGCCTGGGGCGCGGAGCCGCCGCGTTTTCTGGAGGCCTTCGGACGGCTGTGGCAGGTACAGAGCCGTCTGGGTAGCGGCTCCTCCGCCTCGGTGTATCGGGTTCGCTGCTGCGGCAACCCTGGCTCGCCCCCCGGCGCCCTCAAGCAGTTCTTGCCGCCAGGAACCTCCGGGGCTGCGGCCTCTGCCGCCGAGTATGGTTTCCGCAAAGAGAGGGCGGCGCTGGAACAGTTGCAGGGTCACAGAAACATCG tgACTTTGTATGGAGTGTTTACAATCCACTTTTCTCCAAATGTGCCATCACGCTGTCTGTTGCTTGAACTCCTGGATGTCAGTGTTTCGGAATTGCTCTTATATTCCAGTCACCAGGGTTGTTCCATGTGGATGATACAGCATTGTGCCCGAGATGTTTTGGAGGCCCTTGCTTTTCTTCATCATGAGGGCTATGTCCATGCGGACCTCAAACCACGTAACATATTGTGGAGTGCAGAGAATGAATGTTTTAAACTCATTGACTTTGGACTTAGCTTCAAAGAAGGCAATCAG GATGTAAAGTATATTCAGACAGACGGGTATCGGGCTCCAGAAGCAGAACTGCAAAATTGCTtggcccaggctggcctgcagAGTGATACAGAATGTACCTCAGCTGTTGATCTGTGGAGCCTAGGAATCATTTTACTGGAAATGTTCTCAGGAATGAAACTGAAACATACAGTCAGATCTCAGGAATGGAAG gcAAACAGTTCTGCTATTATTGATCACATATTTGCCAGTAAAGCAGTGGTGAATGCCGCAATTCCAGCCTATCACCTAAGAGACCTTATCAAAAG catGCTTCATGATGATCCAAGCAGAAGAATTCCTGCTGAAATGGCATTGTGCAGCCCATTCTTTAGCATTCCTTTTG CCCCTCATATTGAAGATCTGGTCATGCTTCCCACTCCAGTGCTAAGACTACTGAATGTGCTGGATGATGATTATCTTGAGAATGAAGAGGAATATGAAG GTCTTTGTTGA
- the UHMK1 gene encoding serine/threonine-protein kinase Kist isoform X1: MAGSGCAWGAEPPRFLEAFGRLWQVQSRLGSGSSASVYRVRCCGNPGSPPGALKQFLPPGTSGAAASAAEYGFRKERAALEQLQGHRNIVTLYGVFTIHFSPNVPSRCLLLELLDVSVSELLLYSSHQGCSMWMIQHCARDVLEALAFLHHEGYVHADLKPRNILWSAENECFKLIDFGLSFKEGNQDVKYIQTDGYRAPEAELQNCLAQAGLQSDTECTSAVDLWSLGIILLEMFSGMKLKHTVRSQEWKANSSAIIDHIFASKAVVNAAIPAYHLRDLIKSMLHDDPSRRIPAEMALCSPFFSIPFAPHIEDLVMLPTPVLRLLNVLDDDYLENEEEYEDVVEDVKEECQKYGPVVSLLVPKENPGRGQVFVEYANAGDSKAAQKLLTGRMFDGKFVVATFYPLSAYKRGYLYQTLL, from the exons ATGGCGGGATCCGGCTGCGCCTGGGGCGCGGAGCCGCCGCGTTTTCTGGAGGCCTTCGGACGGCTGTGGCAGGTACAGAGCCGTCTGGGTAGCGGCTCCTCCGCCTCGGTGTATCGGGTTCGCTGCTGCGGCAACCCTGGCTCGCCCCCCGGCGCCCTCAAGCAGTTCTTGCCGCCAGGAACCTCCGGGGCTGCGGCCTCTGCCGCCGAGTATGGTTTCCGCAAAGAGAGGGCGGCGCTGGAACAGTTGCAGGGTCACAGAAACATCG tgACTTTGTATGGAGTGTTTACAATCCACTTTTCTCCAAATGTGCCATCACGCTGTCTGTTGCTTGAACTCCTGGATGTCAGTGTTTCGGAATTGCTCTTATATTCCAGTCACCAGGGTTGTTCCATGTGGATGATACAGCATTGTGCCCGAGATGTTTTGGAGGCCCTTGCTTTTCTTCATCATGAGGGCTATGTCCATGCGGACCTCAAACCACGTAACATATTGTGGAGTGCAGAGAATGAATGTTTTAAACTCATTGACTTTGGACTTAGCTTCAAAGAAGGCAATCAG GATGTAAAGTATATTCAGACAGACGGGTATCGGGCTCCAGAAGCAGAACTGCAAAATTGCTtggcccaggctggcctgcagAGTGATACAGAATGTACCTCAGCTGTTGATCTGTGGAGCCTAGGAATCATTTTACTGGAAATGTTCTCAGGAATGAAACTGAAACATACAGTCAGATCTCAGGAATGGAAG gcAAACAGTTCTGCTATTATTGATCACATATTTGCCAGTAAAGCAGTGGTGAATGCCGCAATTCCAGCCTATCACCTAAGAGACCTTATCAAAAG catGCTTCATGATGATCCAAGCAGAAGAATTCCTGCTGAAATGGCATTGTGCAGCCCATTCTTTAGCATTCCTTTTG CCCCTCATATTGAAGATCTGGTCATGCTTCCCACTCCAGTGCTAAGACTACTGAATGTGCTGGATGATGATTATCTTGAGAATGAAGAGGAATATGAAG ATGTTGTAGAAGATGTAAAAGAGGAGTGTCAAAAATATGGACCAGTGGTATCTCTACTTGTTCCAAAGGAAAATCCTGGCAGAGGACAA GTCTTTGTTGAGTATGCAAATGCTGGTGATTCCAAAGCTGCGCAGAAATTACTGACTGGAAGGATGTTTGATGGGAAATTTGTTGTGGCTACATTCTACCCGCTGAGTGCCTACAAGAGGGGATATCTGTATCAAACCTTGCTTTAA